A section of the Telopea speciosissima isolate NSW1024214 ecotype Mountain lineage chromosome 3, Tspe_v1, whole genome shotgun sequence genome encodes:
- the LOC122654500 gene encoding ras-related protein Rab7 produces the protein MASRRRMLLKVIILGDSGVGKTSLMNQFVNRKFSNQYKATIGADFLTKEVQFEDRLFTLQIWDTAGQERFQSLGVAFYRGADCCVLVYDVNVMKSFEDLNNWREEFLIQASPSDPENFPFVVLGNKIDVDGGNSRVVSEKKAKAWCASKGNIPYFETSAKEGINVEAAFECIAKNALKNEPEEEIYLPDTIDVASGGRQQRSTGCEC, from the exons ATGGCGTCTCGAAGGCGGATGCTTCTGAAAGTCATCATCCTCGGAGACAGCGG GGTTGGGAAGACATCTTTGATGAATCA ATTTGTGAATCGTAAGTTCAGTAATCAGTACAAGGCAACCATTGGAGCGGATTTCCTGACAAAAGAAGTtcagtttgaagataggttgtTCACATTGCAG ATATGGGATACTGCTGGGCAGGAGAGGTTCCAAAGCCTTGGTGTTGCTTTTTACCGTGGTGCAGACTGCTGCGTTCTTGTCTATGACGTGAATGTCATGAAATCATTTGAGGACCTCAACAATTGGCGAGAAGAATTTCTGATTCAG GCAAGTCCATCAGACCCTGAGAACTTTCCATTTGTAGTGTTGGGTAACAAGATAGATGTTGACGGTGGCAACAGCCGGGTG GTATCTGAGAAGAAGGCAAAGGCATGGTGTGCCTCCAAGGGGAACATTCCCTATTTTGAGACTTCTGCAAAGGAGGGCATTAATGTGGAAGCTGCTTTTGAGTGTATAGCCAAAAATGCTCTAAAGAATGAACCTGAAGAAGAAAT atatcttcCTGACACCATTGATGTGGCTAGTGGAGGTCGGCAACAACGATCTACTGGCTGTGAATGTTAG